TCCTGCTAATCTTCGCGGCCTTCATGATGAGCTCACAGTTCCCGTTCTACTCTTGGCTTCCGGACTCAACGGCTTCCCCGCTCCCCGCGAGTGCTTATGTGCACTCCGCTTCGATAGCGCCTCTCGGTGCCTACATGCTCTTCAGGGTTATCCAGTACATGAAGCCGAACGACGACTACTTCTGGCTCCTTGGAGGTCTGACCGTTGCCCTCATAATCCTGATGATGATTTACTATCCGCTCCAGCGCGATGCAAAGAGGCTCATAGCCTACTCCACCATAGCCCAGACCGGCGTTGCCTACATAACCCTCGCCTACGCCCTGCTCGGCCACGTCGCGGGAATCCAGATAGCCCTCTACCAGGTCGTCAACCACGCGGTCGTTAAGGCCCTCGCCTTCGCCTCCGTCGGAGGACTCGCCTTAGCTTATGGAACCACCGACCTCAAGCTCATCAAGGGCATGAGGAGAACCGTCCCCTGGACGAGCATAGCCTGGTTCATGAGCTTCCTTGGACTGGCAGGTGTCCTTCCGCTCGGCCTGTTCTTCAGCAAGGCCTTCACGATAATGAGCACCAGGCACGCCAAGGGCGTCGCTTCGTGGCTCTTCCCGGCGGTGGTTCTCATAGACGCGGCGATATTCCTCATCGTGGTTCTCCTCTGGTTCAGGGAGATATTCTTCGGCGAAGGCGAGGCAAAGAAAGAGCCGAAGGTCATCGTTGCAGTGCTCATCATCCTCATAATCGTCGGAATAATAATGCCATGGGTCAGCCTCGACGTTGTGATGAAGATAGGCTTTGCGGGGTGATGTGAGATGATACTCGAATACGCAATTGGAGCGTTCATCCTCGGTGGTCTCGTCGGCCTGATTAGGGACTACAAGGCCACGGTTAAGGCGTCAAGCTTCATGGCGTTCCTCGGTTCACTCGCCCTCCTCTGGCAGGTTTACGCCGTCTACACCAACGGTCCGGTTTCGGGGAACCTCTTTGGAATCCCCGTCAAGGTGGATGACCTCTCCATAATCTTCCTCCTCATAATCGGTCTCGTCGGAGCCGCGGCTTCCCTCTTCGCGATAAACTACATGGAACTCTTCGAGAAGGTCGGCAAGGGCTGGGTCTACGCGATAGCCTACAACACCTTCCTTGCGAGCATGGCCCTCGTCGTTACCGCGGACAGCATGGAGTATTTCGTCATGGGCTGGGAGCTCATGACCCTCAGCTCGTTCATACTGGTGTTCTTCAGCGAGAGGCCGAGGGATACCGACGCGAGCGTCAAGTACTACATCACCATGCACTTCCTCGACACGATTCCGCTCTTCCTTGCCCTGGGAACCGCCTACTCCCTTGTCGGTGGTTTCGACAAGCTTACCTTTGAGAACATAGCGAGCGCTATGGCAACAGCCTCCACGAGCACCAAGCTGGTCTTCACGGCGCTCCTCATGATAGCCTTCATGACCAAGTCGGGAATGATACCCTTCCAGTTCTGGGTTGCCGAGACCTACCGCGCGGCGCCGACCAGCGTTTCGGCCGTCATGGCCGGTGCGATGGAGAAGGTTGCTCTCTACGGTCTCATCGCCCTCATCTGGAGAACCGTCGGAACGAGCTACGGCCTCGGCCTCTTCGTTGCCGTGATAGGTGCAATAACCCTCACCGTTGGAACCCTCTACGCACTCAGAGAGACCAACGCCAAGAGGCTTTTGGCTTATCACTCGATAGGCCAGATGGGCTACATATGGCTCGGCCTCGGAATAGGAATGGCCCTCATTCCAAAGGGTGGCTTCCTTGGAGCGGTAGGAGCGCTTGGAGCCTTCGCGGGACTCTTCCACGCCCTTAACCACGCGATATTCAAAGCCTCGCTCTTCCTCTCCGCCGGAGCCGTTGAGTACAGAACCGGAACCGTTGACCTCAATGAGCTCGGCGGTCTCGGCAAGACCATGAAGGTAACCGCCTTGGCGGCGCTCTTCGCCTCGCTCGCCATCAGCGGTGTCCCACCCTTCAACGGCTTCATCAGCAAGTGGCTCATCTACGTTTCCGGTTATTACTCGAACAGCTACGTTTTGGCCCTCGGTGCAGTCCTCGCGGCCTTCATCAGCGCCGCTACGCTCGCATCGTTCATCAAGTTCTACGGAACCCAGTTCGGCGGTGAGATGAAGCGCTACGAGAACGTCCAAGAGGTCCCGGCCGGAATGCTTGCCGGCCAGTGGATTCTGGCAGGTTTAACGCTCCTTATCGGCGTCTTCCCGGGAACAGTCACCGGAATCCTCAACGTCTTCAACGCCCCGATAAGCGATGGCGTTTACAAGATAGGCTTCCAGTCCGTGGTGTTCTCGCCCGTGCTCTTCGTGATAGTCCTCGGAATACTGACCTTCGGGCTCTACCTCGTCTTCAAGCCCGAGTACAAGGAGGCCAAGCCCTGGGACTGCGGTTCAACCGAGATAGACGAGGACGAGTACAGGATAAACGCGGAGGGCTACTACATCAAGTACGAGGAGAAGATAGGCTCGTTCTACCACCTCGGTGACTGGTTCTACCGCGTTGGAGCCGGGATAATCCGCTACATCGTCAGGGCCTACCTCTGGATGGCGAGCTACTTCACCAAGATAGTCGACACCCCGTACACCAGGATAGAGACCCTCGACGACCTCCGCGAGAGGGAAATCATGCACATAGACGAGGAGGTCTTCAAGCCACTCATCAGGTTCCTCAACATAGCCAGGGACGTCATCCCGGGAATAAGGCTCGGCACCTTCATCGTCATAGCCCTCGTTGTCGTTGGGGCTATCGTGGGACTGCTAATAGTCATGTGAGGTGATGAAAATGGAGACGACGGCCAAGCTCGCCTTCAGCTTTATCGGTGTGCTCCTGACCTTCCTCCTGCCCCCTTACCTCGACGGAATAGCGAGAAGGGTTAAGGCCAGACTTCAGTACAGGCGCGGGCCACCGCTCATGCAGACCTGGTACGACCTCAACAAGCTCTTCAGCCTTCCGTCGGTTAAGCCGACCAAGAGCGCGCTCTTCACCTGGGCACCGTTTTTAGCACTCGCCTCAGCCGTAATCGGCGCTCTCCTCCTCCCCTACGGAAACGTGGTGCCGATTGACATAGGCTTCAACCTGGTGGTGTTCTTCTACGTGATACTGATGGTCAGCGTCTTCCTCATGCTCGCTGGTCTAAGCGTCCAGAACGCCTTCAGCCACCTCGGTTCGGCCAGGGAGATGCAGATAATCCTCACCGTCGAGCCCCTCATAGCCGTCCTCTACGGAGTCCTCGCTTACAACGCGGGCTCGCTCAACATAGCCGACATCATCTCGAACCTTCACCTAACGCCCTCGCTCGTCATGACCTACGTCCTGCTCGCCTACGCGCTCTACGTCGAGAGTGGATTCGTGCCCTTCGACATAGCCGAGGCCGAGCAGGAAGTCATAGGCGGTCCGCTCAGCGAGTACAGCGGAAGGCTCCTCGGAGTCTTCTACTACGCCATCTACATCAAGCGCTTCGCCCTGCTGTGGTTCTTCGTCAGCCTGCTCGTCCTCCCGTGGGTCGGGCCGATAGACACTGCCCTGAAGGCGGCAGAGGTGCTTGCGGTTCAGTTCCTCCTGACGGTGGCTTTATATCCGGTCATAGCATCACTTGAAGCAACGAACGCGAGGCTTCGCATAGACCACGTTGTTAAGATGAACACGAGGGCGTTCTTCGCCGGAATAATTATCCTTGCCATAGCGTTCATGGGGTGGTGAATATGGTAACGACGAGGGATTTGGAGGCTCACTTTGAGTTTGAGTGCAGGGCCTGTGAAAAGGGCCAGTGCAGAAAGGCGGACGTTAACACAATCCTTGCCGAGAGAAAGGGCCTCAAGGAGTTTTACGAGGCCTTCAAGGAGCACATTAAAGAGTGCAAGAGGATGAGCTACGGCCAGTACCAGTTCGTGATTGACAGGGAGGTCCTTCCGGAGGCGGTCCTCTGGTGGCACAACCACCCGGAGTTCAAGGAGACCCACCTCTCAACCGCCGTTGGAACCGACGAGAGGCCCCTCAACGGTCACTTCGTCTACATGCCCTTCCTCAACGTCCAGGTCGAGCCCTTCAACATGGACGAGAACTACTACGTCTTCCTCAGGGCGTACCTCCCGGCCGACGACCCGAGCTTCCCGAGCGTGGCCGAGAAGCTCCCAGCCGCGCTCTGGATAGAGAGGGAGGTTAAGGACCTGCTCGGCTTCAACCCCGTTGGCCACCCGGACCCGAGGAGGCTCATCCTTCCTGAGGACTGGCCGGAGGGAGTTTACCCGCTCAGAAAGGACATGGACTACAGGCACTCACCGATGGCCGAGACCAAGACCGAGTTCAGGGAGAAGCCGGAAGGAACGACGCTCGTCCCGATGGGTCCGGTTCACATGGGTATCGAGGAGCCGGCCCACTTCAGGCTCTTCGTTAAGGGAGAGACGATAGTCGACGTTGACTACCGCGGTTTCTACTCCCACCGCGGTATTGAGAAGACCGGTGAGGGCAGGCTTACCTACAACCAGGTCCTCTTCCTCGCCGAGAGAATCTGTGGAATCTGTGGCTACCAGCACTCCGTCAGCTACGCGATGGCGATTGAGCGCTTGGCCGACGTGGAAATCCCGGACAGGGCGCGCTACATAAGGACTCTGATGCTCGAGCTGGAGAGGATTCACAACCACCTGCTCTGGGTCGGCATTGCCGCTCACCTCGTCGGCTACGACACCGGCTTCATGCACGCGTGGAGAATCCGCGAGCCGGTAATGTGGCTGGTGGAGAGGCTCACTGGAAACAGGAAGCAGTACGGAATGAACATCGTCGGTGGCGTCAGGAGGGACATCCTCGACTACCGCAAGGAAGAGATACTCAAGGTCGTCAAGCAGATACGCGAGGAAACCAAGAAGTTCCTTGACATCGCCCTGAACACCAACACCTTCATCAAGCGCGCCGAGGGGGTCGGAATCCTGCCCTACAAGGTGGCTAAAGCTTACTCCGTCCTCGGACCGACCGCTCGCGCGAGCGGAAGGAGGATTGACACGAGGAAGGACCAGGCGACCAAAACGGCGATGGCCTACAACGAGCTCGACTTCAAGGTTCCGGTCTACAAGGAGGGCGACGTTCTGGCCAGGGTCCTCGTCAGGATGGACGAGCTCTTCGAGAGCCTCTGGATGGTCGAGCAGATAATCGACCAGATGCCCGGCGGGGACATAATGGTTCCAATCGGCGACCTGCCCGAGTACGAGGAGGCGTTGGGCTTTACGGAGGCCCACCGCGGTGAAGTGGTTCACTACGTCATGACCGGCGAGAAGAACAAGGTTTACCGCTGGAAAGTCCGTGCTCCTACGTACAACAACCTGCCCGCCGTTCCGGAGATGCTCAAGGGCTACCACGTTGCCGATGCACCGCTCATCATAGCGAGCATTGACCCGTGCTACTCCTGTACCGAGAGGGTTCAGTTCGTCGACGTCCAGACCGGCAAGGTGAAGGTTCTCACCGAGGCCGAGTTCAACGAGCTCTCAATCAAGTACAGGGGGGTGTTCTGATGGCCGAGAGCCTCTCCTACACCGAGAAGCTCAAGAGGTGGGACCGCTTCGAGGTCGAGAAGTTCAGCAAGAAGGCCCCGGTCACCACTCCCTATCCTTTTATTGACATCGAGAAGCCACCCGAGTACCGCGGAATTCCACACATCAACCCCGAGAAGTGCATAGGCTGTGGCGCCTGCGTCAACGCCTGCCCGCCCGATGCGCTAATCCTCGAGTGGGACAAGGAGCACGGCGTTAAGAGGCTCACCTTCAACGCGGCGCGCTGTATAAGGTGCCACCGCTGTGTGGAGGTCTGCCCGACCGGCGCGATGGAACCAACAACCCGCTTTGAGATAGCGACCGACAACAAGGAAGACCTCGTCGAGGTCGTCGAGCACAAGCTCGCTTACTGCGAGGAGTGTGGCGAGTACCTCGACTTCACCGAGAGACAGATTGAGTACGTGAGGAACATCCTGCCGAAGGAAATCTTTGAGATGTATGCCCTTGAAGACAGAATCGGCCTGACCCAGGAGGCAAAGATGCGCAAGACCGTCGAGAAGCTCAGGGAGACCGAGGGAATTCCAGTCTCGGCCTTCATGCTCGTGAAGAAGGGGGGTGAGGAGTGATGGGAAGAAGACTCAAGTCCGTCTGGGTCTATCACGTTGATGCCGGTTCATGTAACGGCTGTGACATTGAAGTCCTCGATGTCCTCAGCCCGTACTACGACCTCGAGAGGCTCGGTATCAAGGTCGTTCCCAACCCGAGGCACGCCGATGCCCTCTTCATCACCGGCCCGCTCACGAGGCAGACGAGGATAATGCTCAAGAAGGCCTACGAGGCCATGCCACCGAAGCCGAGGATAGTGGTCGCGATAGGAACCTGCGCCTCAAGCGGTGGAATCTTCTACAACAGCTACGCCCTCTACAACACCTCCCCCCAGCGCGGAAGGGACAGGCTCAGGAGCGGTGGACCTGAGATGATAGTGCCGATAGACATGTACATCCCCGGCTGTCCGCCGAGCCCGGAGGAGATACTCTACGGCGTCGCCCAGCTCCTCGGCATCAAGGAGAAGAAGATGAAGGGCGAATACTGGGTCGCGCTCCCGCCGAAGGAGACGCCCAAGGCCGAGAACGAGGTCGAGTTCAGAATCCCCGACAGGCCGATACCGCTCCGCTACTGGCTCACCCTCCGTGAGGAGCTCAGGCGCGTCGTTGGCTACTACGACAGGGAGGCCGTCCTTGAGGACTTCATGGCCCTCGTCGAGAAGGCCTTTGAGAGCGACAACCCGAGGGAGAAGCTCCACGACCTCGTCACCGGCTACTTCCTCAAGGAGAAGGACTCCAGGATAAAGGTCGCCATGCGCTTCCTCGAAAACGAGTTCTGGAAGCTGTACGACGAGTACCACTCCCTCGGCGAGGCCCTCAAGAAGAAGTATCCCGTGACGGCGGGTGTCTGAGGTGCCCTGGAAGCTCTACCGCTTCAAATACGAGGACTACCCCGAGTATTCGGCGAGGATTACCGGCCACTACGCCGGCGACCTGCTAATCATCGAGGAGGAGGGCGAGCTGAGCGAGGAGGCAGTGAGGCTCATAAAGTCCGCTCTCGGAATAGACGAGAACGTGAGGGCCTTCGACATCGAGGTCAGGGATGTGCTGAGGCTCCCGATTAAGGAGTTGCCGGAGAAGGACAGGAAGGTCCTGCTGGAGGCTTCCGAGAAGCTCGACTCCGAGAGCAAGCTTCACATAGAGTACCGCTACCAGCCGAGCTTCGATTAAACTTTTATTTTCCCACAACTTTTCTCAGGAGGTGGTGAGATGAACGAGGAGACGCTGAAGAAGGCCAAGGAGGAGTTGATTCAAAGGGTAAAAGACTTCTACGGTGACAACCTTCTCTCGATAATCTTCTACGGGAGGCATCTCCGCGACCCGAGCTTTCCGGAGATAGACGTCGTTGTAATTATCGACAAGCCCTACGACCCGGTGAAGATGAACCGCATGGCCGACTTCGTGGAGAAGGTTCGCGACCCGATAGAGGAGAAGTACGGCTACCACGTCTCCTTCGAGCTCTACACGCGCGAGGAAGCGGAGAACTTCCACTCCGGCTACCTTGACGTTGTGGTTAACTACGAGGTCGCCTACGATAAGGATAACTACTTCCAGAACCTCATGAACGACATGCTGAACCCCAAGAAGGCGATGGACTACGTGAAGTACATCAGCACCATTGAGTACATCCAGCTGGACGAGGAGAGGGAGGAATGATTGGGGCAGTTCTGGCCGGCGGAAGGGGCAGGCGCTTCGGGGGCGACAAGCTACTCTACAGAATCAACGGCAGGCCTTTGATTCTTTACACCATCGAGAGGCTTGAAACCGCCAAGAGAATCGACGAGATAATCTTGGTTGCCTCAAAGGACAACGCAGAGAAGCTCAAAGCACTCGGCTACCGCGTGGTCGTTGATGAGCTCCTGATAGGCCCGATGGGGGGCGTTTACACTGCCTTGAGCCTTGGCGATGCCTTCGTCGTTGCCGGCGACATGCCCCTCCTCGTTCCGGAGTTCATTGATTACATAATCAAAGAATTCGAGAAAAGCGGGAAAATCGCCTGCGTGCCGAGGTGGGAGAACGGCTACCTTGAGCCCCTCCACTCCGCTTATTCCAAAGCCTTCCGCGAAATCCTTGAGGAGAAGATAAAAACCGGAAACTACGCCCTCAACAGGGCAATCCGTGAAGCTAATCCCTGCTACCTTCCGATAGAGTCCCTCCCAGAGGAGTGGCGCGAGAGCTTCTTCAACGTGAACACGAGGGAGGATTTGGGGAGGATTGACGGAATTTGAATGTTGGAAATCAAATAGTTCACGTTAAATTCCCTCGAAGTCCTTCAAATCCCAGACGAACCAGTCCTCTTTTCTAAACTCCTCTTTCTCCTCAACGTCCTTTGCCACCAGTCCGTAGCTCTTTTCCCAGCCCTCAAGCCCCACCAACTTTGCTTTCCTCTCCAGGTCCTTCAGAATTCCCCGCGCTTCCCTTTCGCTCAGTTTCTTCCACTTAACCTCAACGAAGAGCGCCTTCTTCTCACGCTCGTTCAAAGCAACCAAATCAATCTCCTCACCCTTGCGCCACCATCTACCGATTTTTGTGAAGCGGAACGGAAGCTTCCCTGCTCTGTTCAACTCGATTAGGAACTCCCTCGCAATTTGCTCGAAAACGAAGCCGAGGTATTCGTTGAAGTTCCGCTTAATGTCGTCAACAACGTCAATCCCCATCTCGATTTCGCTTCTCCGCGGATAGACGAAGCGGAACCAGAAGTTGAAGAGGTTGTCCGCTATGCGGTAGAGTCCCCGTTTTCCTCCAGTTACGGGCAGTTCCTCGGTAACGTAGCCCATCTCCTGAAGGACGAGCAGGTACTTGCCGAGTGAGTTTTTCTCTATTTTCGCTTTGTCCGCTATCTCCCCAAACCGGGTGTAGCCGAGCGCTATCGCCCTGAGGATTGAGAAGTAGCGCGAAACATCCCTAAGCTCCTCCTTGAGGAGGTACTTCGGTTCGTCGTAGTACTTGGCGCCCTTCGAGAGGAGCAAAACTCTGAGGTTGCCCCAGAAGTCAAGCTCGGGGTTGTAGTCGGCCCAGTACTGGGGGACGCCACCGAAGACGGAATAGACGTAAACCGCCTCCTCCGTGCTCAGCGGGTGGAACTTCCTGACCTTAAAAAAGCTCATCTCCTCAACCTTCCACGCCCCGGTTCTCCGCCCGTATATCGGCGATTTGGCTGAAAGAACGCCCTCCATGAAGGAGACCAGCGAGCCACAGAGAACGAGCATTATCTTCGTCTTCGAAAGGTGCAAATCCCAGTACTTCTGGAGGACGCTGAGGAATTCCCTGTGGGCCTTGGCCACGTACTGGACCTCGTCTATCACCACGACGAGCCTTTCCCGGCTTTTTCCCGCGAGGTAAGTGAAAAACGCTTTCCAGCTCTGTAGCGGATTCTCCCGCAGGAACGGGTCGTTGAAGTATTCCGCCAGTCTCTCTGAGAAATCCTCTAAGATAGTCTCGCTCTCCTCCGCGAGGAGATAAATTCCCCCGACCTCCGAGAGGAACCTCTGAATAAGGTACGTCTTGCCTATCCTTCTCCGACCGTAGAGGATTATTAGCTCGGGCTTCCCCGAGGAGTACCTCGACCTCAGGAACTCAAGCTCGCTTTCGCGGTCAATAAACTTACTCATGAGTATCATACTCGTGAGTACGTTTTATGGCTTATAAGCTTTGGGGCTTGGAGTTGATGTGGTATCGTGGGTCCCGCTGGGGCTACTCCTTGTTGAGAATCCCCGCCAACAGCTCCGCCAGCCTCTCGGCGCGCTTCCTTATCAGCTCGCTCGGTTCCTGAAAGAGGCCTGTCGAGCCTGGCTGACAGCCTATGAGCACAAACTCCGCCTTGACCAGCGTCTTCATGAACTGTGTAACGAACTTCAGCGGAAGTCCGTGCGTCGATATCGCCTCTCCGAGCGTTCCCTCCGGGTCGGCTATGATGTACTCGCCGACTTCACCGCCAAAATCAACGGCATCGACGAGGACGACGAGGTCTGGCTTAAAGCTCGCTATTTTTCCAGTGTAGTTCTCAGGAACCTCCCCGCAGTTCAGCACGAGGACGTCGGGGTTGTCGAGCAACTCCTTCAGCCTCTCCGCGACCAGAACGCCAAAGGCGTCGTCCCCCCTGATGTCGTTTCCAATTCCGCAGACCACGACCCTTTTCTTTCCTTGGAAGAGTTCTTCGAGGTTCATCTGAGTCACCAAAAGAAAAATTGTGAAGTTAGAGCTTCTCCACAAGCTCCCTAACCTTCTCCGCGAACTCCGTCTTCATGAGCTCCTCGACGTTTCCAATCTTTGCGTCGAGGTCCGGATAGAAGGGTATGCCGATGAGGTACGGGACGTTGTAGCGCTCGGCGAGCTTCCTGACGTCTTCCTCGTCGTTCAGTTTCATGTTCTCGACGACGCCAAGGACTTTGTGCTTCTCCTCGAGGAGCAACTGTATGAGCTTCTCGACAACGTTGAGGGCGAGCTTCGACGGAGTTGCAACGACGAGGAACTCTCCCCTCTTGAGGAAGCGGAGAACATCGAGAAGCTGGTCGCCGAGTCCAGGTGGCATGTCGATGACGAGGTAGTCAAGCTCGTCCCAGCGGGTTATCGTGAGGAGCTCGATGAGGGCGTCGCTGATTTCCTTACCGCGGAGCGGTGTTGGCCTGTTCTCGGTGTAGTAGGCGATGCTCATGAACTTTATCCCGTGGACAGTCGGTGGGACAACGCCTTTGTCCTCCTCCGGAAACTCCTTCGGCTCGAAGCCGAGAATCACGTGGTCACTTGCCCCGTGGAAGTCGAGGTCGAGCAGGCCGACCTTGTGGCCCTTCTCCGCCAAAGCCAAAGCGAGGGTCGTTGAGATGAGCGATTTTCCAACACCGCCTTTTCCGCTGACGACTGGGATTATTCTCCTGACCTTCTCAAGCCTCGCGTTTATCGCTATCTCGCGCGGGTCAATCATGCCTCTCCCTCCTTCTCAATCATTATCCCGGCAACGTAAACTCCCCTTCCCTGGACGACCTCAAAGTCGTGGCTTCCGCACTTCGGACAGGCAAGAAACGCGTGGACGACCTCGGGAATGAAGTGGATGTCCTCCTTTATGCGCTCGTCGAACTGGTCCTTGACTTCCTTAAGCTTCCAGGTGTGCCCGCAGTTACGGCACTTGAAGATCGCCTCTTCCTCCTCGAAGATTATCTCGGCCCCCTCTGCAATCGTTCCCGCGAACATCTGCTCCATCGCGAACTTCACTATGTCCTCCGCGACATCCTGTAGTTCGCCGAGAACGACCTTGACGGCCTTTACCTTCTTTGCCCCCTCCCTCTGGGCGTAGTCGAGGACGGTTCTAACTATGGCATCCGCCAGCGCCCACTCGTGCATGGTATCACCGATGGAAATTGGCGTGCCACCTTAAAAATGGTTGGGTTTGAAACCGGTGGTGTGCAGACAAATTTATTAACGGTTCGATGGAACTCTCCCCGGTGGTGGGATGGGACACGGGCACAGACTCAGGAGGAACCTGGCCATCTCAATCGTCCTGAACCTCACGATAACCATCGCAGAGGTAATCGGCGGGTTCATCTCGGGCAGTTTGGCTCTCCTGAGCGATTCGCTTCACAACTTCAGCGACAGCATGAGCCTGCTCGCGAGCTACTTCGCCCTAAAAATCGCCGAGCGAAGGCCCAACGAGAAGTACACCTTCGGCTACAAACGAGCCGAAATTCTCGTGGCATTTATCAACTCCGCCGTTCTCATTGGCGTTTCGCTCTTCCTCGTCGTCGAGGCATACCGACGCTTCAGGAATCCCCAGCCGATTGACATAGCCATAATGCTCCCGGTGGCCCTTATCGGCCTAATCGCGAACCTGCTCTCGGTTTTCCTCCTCCACGGGCACGCCCACGGCCTTAACGTCCGCTCTGCCTACCTCCACCTTCTGAGCGACACCC
The Thermococcus sp. 21S9 DNA segment above includes these coding regions:
- a CDS encoding nucleotidyltransferase — its product is MNEETLKKAKEELIQRVKDFYGDNLLSIIFYGRHLRDPSFPEIDVVVIIDKPYDPVKMNRMADFVEKVRDPIEEKYGYHVSFELYTREEAENFHSGYLDVVVNYEVAYDKDNYFQNLMNDMLNPKKAMDYVKYISTIEYIQLDEEREE
- a CDS encoding NADH-quinone oxidoreductase subunit B family protein, giving the protein MGRRLKSVWVYHVDAGSCNGCDIEVLDVLSPYYDLERLGIKVVPNPRHADALFITGPLTRQTRIMLKKAYEAMPPKPRIVVAIGTCASSGGIFYNSYALYNTSPQRGRDRLRSGGPEMIVPIDMYIPGCPPSPEEILYGVAQLLGIKEKKMKGEYWVALPPKETPKAENEVEFRIPDRPIPLRYWLTLREELRRVVGYYDREAVLEDFMALVEKAFESDNPREKLHDLVTGYFLKEKDSRIKVAMRFLENEFWKLYDEYHSLGEALKKKYPVTAGV
- a CDS encoding 4Fe-4S dicluster domain-containing protein, which gives rise to MAESLSYTEKLKRWDRFEVEKFSKKAPVTTPYPFIDIEKPPEYRGIPHINPEKCIGCGACVNACPPDALILEWDKEHGVKRLTFNAARCIRCHRCVEVCPTGAMEPTTRFEIATDNKEDLVEVVEHKLAYCEECGEYLDFTERQIEYVRNILPKEIFEMYALEDRIGLTQEAKMRKTVEKLRETEGIPVSAFMLVKKGGEE
- a CDS encoding respiratory chain complex I subunit 1 family protein; this translates as MKMETTAKLAFSFIGVLLTFLLPPYLDGIARRVKARLQYRRGPPLMQTWYDLNKLFSLPSVKPTKSALFTWAPFLALASAVIGALLLPYGNVVPIDIGFNLVVFFYVILMVSVFLMLAGLSVQNAFSHLGSAREMQIILTVEPLIAVLYGVLAYNAGSLNIADIISNLHLTPSLVMTYVLLAYALYVESGFVPFDIAEAEQEVIGGPLSEYSGRLLGVFYYAIYIKRFALLWFFVSLLVLPWVGPIDTALKAAEVLAVQFLLTVALYPVIASLEATNARLRIDHVVKMNTRAFFAGIIILAIAFMGW
- a CDS encoding proton-conducting transporter membrane subunit; protein product: MIELVLISALIPFVLLILWKLDGRTADLIAGSVLGVSLLLNGVAVYDFFSKGSDKVYHTAYVTTGNLGEVFGITADTASMLMGLVSILIAFLMAVYASKFLDSGKGKFYALFGLLTGASMVFIYSTNLVQFAVALELMAIAMLCLVELGNAKTDALKAFLVLNVGVLLILGAVAVLGTGQDLTKATYDGTAFLLLIFAAFMMSSQFPFYSWLPDSTASPLPASAYVHSASIAPLGAYMLFRVIQYMKPNDDYFWLLGGLTVALIILMMIYYPLQRDAKRLIAYSTIAQTGVAYITLAYALLGHVAGIQIALYQVVNHAVVKALAFASVGGLALAYGTTDLKLIKGMRRTVPWTSIAWFMSFLGLAGVLPLGLFFSKAFTIMSTRHAKGVASWLFPAVVLIDAAIFLIVVLLWFREIFFGEGEAKKEPKVIVAVLIILIIVGIIMPWVSLDVVMKIGFAG
- a CDS encoding proton-conducting transporter membrane subunit — protein: MILEYAIGAFILGGLVGLIRDYKATVKASSFMAFLGSLALLWQVYAVYTNGPVSGNLFGIPVKVDDLSIIFLLIIGLVGAAASLFAINYMELFEKVGKGWVYAIAYNTFLASMALVVTADSMEYFVMGWELMTLSSFILVFFSERPRDTDASVKYYITMHFLDTIPLFLALGTAYSLVGGFDKLTFENIASAMATASTSTKLVFTALLMIAFMTKSGMIPFQFWVAETYRAAPTSVSAVMAGAMEKVALYGLIALIWRTVGTSYGLGLFVAVIGAITLTVGTLYALRETNAKRLLAYHSIGQMGYIWLGLGIGMALIPKGGFLGAVGALGAFAGLFHALNHAIFKASLFLSAGAVEYRTGTVDLNELGGLGKTMKVTALAALFASLAISGVPPFNGFISKWLIYVSGYYSNSYVLALGAVLAAFISAATLASFIKFYGTQFGGEMKRYENVQEVPAGMLAGQWILAGLTLLIGVFPGTVTGILNVFNAPISDGVYKIGFQSVVFSPVLFVIVLGILTFGLYLVFKPEYKEAKPWDCGSTEIDEDEYRINAEGYYIKYEEKIGSFYHLGDWFYRVGAGIIRYIVRAYLWMASYFTKIVDTPYTRIETLDDLREREIMHIDEEVFKPLIRFLNIARDVIPGIRLGTFIVIALVVVGAIVGLLIVM
- a CDS encoding ATP-binding protein; translated protein: MILMSKFIDRESELEFLRSRYSSGKPELIILYGRRRIGKTYLIQRFLSEVGGIYLLAEESETILEDFSERLAEYFNDPFLRENPLQSWKAFFTYLAGKSRERLVVVIDEVQYVAKAHREFLSVLQKYWDLHLSKTKIMLVLCGSLVSFMEGVLSAKSPIYGRRTGAWKVEEMSFFKVRKFHPLSTEEAVYVYSVFGGVPQYWADYNPELDFWGNLRVLLLSKGAKYYDEPKYLLKEELRDVSRYFSILRAIALGYTRFGEIADKAKIEKNSLGKYLLVLQEMGYVTEELPVTGGKRGLYRIADNLFNFWFRFVYPRRSEIEMGIDVVDDIKRNFNEYLGFVFEQIAREFLIELNRAGKLPFRFTKIGRWWRKGEEIDLVALNEREKKALFVEVKWKKLSEREARGILKDLERKAKLVGLEGWEKSYGLVAKDVEEKEEFRKEDWFVWDLKDFEGI
- a CDS encoding hydrogenase large subunit; translated protein: MVTTRDLEAHFEFECRACEKGQCRKADVNTILAERKGLKEFYEAFKEHIKECKRMSYGQYQFVIDREVLPEAVLWWHNHPEFKETHLSTAVGTDERPLNGHFVYMPFLNVQVEPFNMDENYYVFLRAYLPADDPSFPSVAEKLPAALWIEREVKDLLGFNPVGHPDPRRLILPEDWPEGVYPLRKDMDYRHSPMAETKTEFREKPEGTTLVPMGPVHMGIEEPAHFRLFVKGETIVDVDYRGFYSHRGIEKTGEGRLTYNQVLFLAERICGICGYQHSVSYAMAIERLADVEIPDRARYIRTLMLELERIHNHLLWVGIAAHLVGYDTGFMHAWRIREPVMWLVERLTGNRKQYGMNIVGGVRRDILDYRKEEILKVVKQIREETKKFLDIALNTNTFIKRAEGVGILPYKVAKAYSVLGPTARASGRRIDTRKDQATKTAMAYNELDFKVPVYKEGDVLARVLVRMDELFESLWMVEQIIDQMPGGDIMVPIGDLPEYEEALGFTEAHRGEVVHYVMTGEKNKVYRWKVRAPTYNNLPAVPEMLKGYHVADAPLIIASIDPCYSCTERVQFVDVQTGKVKVLTEAEFNELSIKYRGVF
- the mobA gene encoding molybdenum cofactor guanylyltransferase MobA encodes the protein MIGAVLAGGRGRRFGGDKLLYRINGRPLILYTIERLETAKRIDEIILVASKDNAEKLKALGYRVVVDELLIGPMGGVYTALSLGDAFVVAGDMPLLVPEFIDYIIKEFEKSGKIACVPRWENGYLEPLHSAYSKAFREILEEKIKTGNYALNRAIREANPCYLPIESLPEEWRESFFNVNTREDLGRIDGI